TGCTTGTCTCCGTTTTGCGTGTGTTGTATTGGGTGTTCAGTCGATGTCGCGCAAGAACACGTCGGCAATGCTGGCCACTAACTCAGGGTCCTCGAGGTGCGGGAAGTGTCCGAGACCGGGCAACGCGCGTAACTCGACTCGCGCCGCGTTCGTCAGAGCGTCGCGCGCAGCTTCGACCATGTCCTGCGACACGAGCCAGTCTTCCGTGCCGCGTGCGATCATCACCGGGCAACGCACATTGGAAAGCAGTTCGCGAGAATCGCAATGCGCATACGCGCGCAAGTCGCTTTGCTGCGCGATCGGAATGACAGACAAAACGCCCCATTCTGAAAACGCGCGTGCGTCGTCTGACGCGGCCGACCCCACAAGACTCATCGAGAAATCGACATTCGCATGCATCAGACTCACTTGCGGATGCGTCATCATGTCAAGGGCCGTTTCGGTAAACGTCGGCGTGTAAGCAGCACCTTGCAATGCGATCGCCGCGCGCACCTCAGGATGCCGCGCGGCCAGCAGCAATGACAGATTGCCGCCGACCGAACATCCCATCACTGCCGGACGTTCCAGGCCGAGCGTCTGGGTGAACCGCCACAGCCATGCCTGAATTGATTCGATATCGCTTAAGCACGCATTGCCCTCCAGCGGCCAGCTTTTGCCGTGACCCGGCAAGTCCGGTGCCACGCAATGATAGGTTTTCGCCAGCCGCTCGATTACCCCCTGCCATTGACGGTTATCGCGTCCCGCGGTGTGCATCAGCAAAAGGGGTTTCCCTGTCCCGGCGCTTTCGTAGTACGAGCGCACACCGTCCACTTCGACGTATCGCCCAACGATCTCAACCATCTAAGTCTCCTGAGGCGACAATGCGCCGGGTCAGTCTGAACAATTGCCAGAGGGGTCGGTTCGCCCATGTGGACGCAAGCGCATCGCCACTGACTCTAAGCTTGCCGTGTACGACGTTGGTAGCTTCGCCGTACGCCTTGTCACCAGCGACGAGGCTCGACCATTCCTCGACTGGGCCCGACAGTACAAAGGACGGCGTGTCCTTCATCACAAGCGCCAAGGTTCCTTGATCAATCTGCAGTCCGATTCGACTGTCACCGATCTGGAAGGCGAAAGAAAAGTCTCGCAGGTGTGAGCTCCGGTTGTGGAAGTCGTCATCCGCGTTGGCCGCGGCCGCGACCTGCCGCCAGAA
Above is a window of Caballeronia sp. SBC1 DNA encoding:
- a CDS encoding alpha/beta fold hydrolase — encoded protein: MVEIVGRYVEVDGVRSYYESAGTGKPLLLMHTAGRDNRQWQGVIERLAKTYHCVAPDLPGHGKSWPLEGNACLSDIESIQAWLWRFTQTLGLERPAVMGCSVGGNLSLLLAARHPEVRAAIALQGAAYTPTFTETALDMMTHPQVSLMHANVDFSMSLVGSAASDDARAFSEWGVLSVIPIAQQSDLRAYAHCDSRELLSNVRCPVMIARGTEDWLVSQDMVEAARDALTNAARVELRALPGLGHFPHLEDPELVASIADVFLRDID
- a CDS encoding SCP2 sterol-binding domain-containing protein, encoding MTVQHETVCSEAFWRQVAAAANADDDFHNRSSHLRDFSFAFQIGDSRIGLQIDQGTLALVMKDTPSFVLSGPVEEWSSLVAGDKAYGEATNVVHGKLRVSGDALASTWANRPLWQLFRLTRRIVASGDLDG